The Dendropsophus ebraccatus isolate aDenEbr1 chromosome 6, aDenEbr1.pat, whole genome shotgun sequence nucleotide sequence AGTGCCATGTGAGTGCTGGGGGGAATAGAGTGCCCGgggggaatagagtgcaatgtgAGTGCCCGgggggaatagagtgcaatgtgAGTGCCGGGGGGAATAGAGTGCCATGTGAGTGCCGGGGGGAATAGAGTGCCATGTGAGTGCCGGGGGGAATAGAGTGCCATGTGAGTGCTGGGGGGAATAGAGTGCCCGgggggaatagagtgcaatgtgAGTGCCCGgggggaatagagtgcaatgtgAGTGCCCGGGGGGAATAGAGTGCCATGTGAGTGCTGGGGGGAATAGAGTGCCATGTGAGTGCCCGGGGGGAATAGAGTGCCATGTGAGTGCCCGGGGGGAATAGAGTGCCATGTGAGTGCCCGGGGGGAATAGAGTGCCATGTGAGTGCCCGGGGGGGAATAGAGTGCCGTGTGAGTGCCCGGGGGGGAATAGAGTGCCGTGTGAGTGCCCGGGGGGAATAGAGTGCCATGTGAGTGCCCGGGGGGAATAGAGTGCCATGTGAGTGCCCGGGGGGAATAGAGTGCCATGTGAGTGCCCGGGGGGGAATAGAGTGCCGTGTGAGTGCCCGGGGGGGAATAGAGTGCCGTGTGAGTGCCCCGGGGGGAATAGAGTGCCGTGTGAGTGCCCCGGGGGGAATAGAGTGCCGTGTGAGTGCCCCGGGGGGAATAGAGTGCCGTGTGAGTGCCCCGGGGGGAATAGAGTGCCGTGTGAGTGCCCCGGGGGGAATAGAGTGCCGTGTGAGTGCCCCGGGGGGAATAGAGTGCCGTGTGAGTGCCCCGGGGGGAATAGAGTGCCGTGTGAGTGCCCCGGGGGGAATAGAGTGCCGTGTGAGTGCCCGGGGGGGAATAGAGTGCCGTGTGAGTGCCCCGGGGGGAATAGAGTGCCGTGTGAGTGCCCCGGGGGGAATAGAGTGCCGTGTGAGTGCCCCGGGGGGAATAGAGTGCCGTGTGAGTGCCCCGGGGGGAATAGAGTGCCGTGTGAGTGCCCCGGGGGGAATAGAGTGCCGTGTGAGTGCCCCGGGGGGAATAGAGTGCCGTGTGAGTGCCCCGGGGGGAATAGAGTGCCGTGTGAGTGCCCCGGGGGGAATAGAGTGCCGTGTGAGTGCCCCGGGGGGAATAGAGTGCCGTGTGAGTGCCCCGGGGGGAATAGAGTGCCGTGTGAGTGCCCCGGGGGGGAGGGTGATAGAGTGCCGTGTGAGTGCCCCGGGGGGGAGGGTGATAGAGTGCCGTGTGagtgcccggggggagggggatgattgagtgcccggggggagggggatgatagaGTGCCGTGTGagtgcccggggggagggggatgatagagtgccatgtgagtgcccggggggagggggatgatagagtgccatgtgagtgcccggggggagggggatagagtGCCATGTGAGTGCCTCTGTGTGAAGGGGGGGGTGTAGAGTGCCctctgtgtgaggaggaggaggaggggggtgtagAGTGCCCCCTGTGTAAGCTGCCTCTCTTTTCTCTGCAGACACTGAGATAGACTGGAAAGCCTACATGGACGAGGTGGAGGGAGTGCTGAATGGGACCTACGACTACACCAAGCTGCAGGGGGACACCGGACCTCTGgtgtgagtatgggggggggcactgggccTCTGgtgtgagtatgggggggggcactgggccTCTGGTGTGAGTACATGGTGGGGAGGAACAGACACAGGGCCTCTGGTGTAAGtacaggtggtcctcgggttACAACGGTCTCGAGTTACATCGTTTCGTGGTTACAACGCTTTATTCAACGCCTTATTCCGACTTACACGGTATCGACGTAACTCGAATACATGCAGCGGCAGAAGAGTACAGTACGATACTATACTGGTACAGTACTCAGTTATGCGGTTCTAGACTGAGGATATTGATAATTATGTAGGGTACTATGTTAGGATAGGCTAAGTGTTTACAGGACAGTACTGttgttatggtacagtactgtatgaacaTATGATCCGACTTACATCGAAATTCGGTTTACAACGCTGCGTAAGAACAGATCACTGACGTAAGTCGAGGACTACCTGTACATGGTGGGGAGGAACAGACACAGGGCCTCTGGTGTAAGTACATGGTGGGGAGGAACAGACACAGGGCCTCTGGTGTAAGTCAAAGGttaagggaaggggggagggttgCTGGACACCAGGCCTCTGTTGGCAGTACACCCCCGGTGTGACTGATCaagagggaccccccccccccccctcgagaaCGGCGCCCCAACTTGTCCATTTGTCCATTCATCTGACAAAGATAAGTGAGCGCTGTATTCCTACAATTAGAGCAGCAACAAGGATGAAGGAGTCGTGTCCCATTAGCAGGGCCGTTGGGGGGTCGCATTGGTCAGACTGTCCGTGATCTGACACCTTCTGACACGAAGTTGTTTTCaatcagattacccctttaaggacacagcaGCCTCTGCTTCCAGAAGAGTGTCCCATACCAAGAAGGAAAAAAATCCATGTTATtaggttatattatatatttctcTTCACTCTGTATGCCTCATTAACATTTTTGAATAAAGGAATCATTGTTTACTATTTttgttttaaattatttttagtgGTGTATGCCAATATTGTTAGGATATATATGTTGTTTTGGAGCTACACCAAGTGCATTATTGTTAGAAGGTGGTCAATATAGgatttataatattttatatttctcAGTTGAGTGTCTGAGTTGTTTTggcgtctttttttttcttttttgatcaggTATCCCGCTGGCTTCGTATACATTTTTAGTGCATTCTACTACCTGACTGAGCATGGGACCAACATCAGGGTGGCTCAGTATATCTTTGCTGCGCTCTATCTGCTGACGCTGTTCCTTGTGTTCCGCATCTACGTTGTCACTAAAAAGGTGAGTAACCAGCacattgtgtgctgtgtatatgtagacattgtaatacacacacacacacacatgtgctATATACAGGTCTCTACCATACTATAGCTCTCTTGTCCTCatctctcctcctccatgtcaCTCATCATATCCCTAAAGAACACATGAGAATGGTGGCCGGGGAACCTTCTGCTGTTGTAGGAAGCTGGATGACGTGTGCCTGTCGCATCCAGCTTCAcctctgcctggcactgatctttcggagaggactgtgcagccagGACTCACTGCACCGTTCTTTCAGCCCTTTTCCCAATCGGGACAGCTGGATTATCAATCATCCTTACAGCGACTGTTGTGACAATACCCTGGCATGAAACACATGGCACCAGGGCAGGGAGTTTCCATCTGTCCCGATGCTGCTATAAGTGGTTTCCATGGCAGCATTGAGAGCGCGTCCATGGGAAgtggggaaacccctttaaagggatatttcaaataaactggtgccagagatttgtaatttacttctcttaaaatCTCCaggtttccagtacttatcagcagctgtatgtcctgcaggaagtggtgtattctttccagtcttgctctctgctgccacctctgtcaggaactgttcggagcagtagaaaacctctccagctctcctgcctggaaagaatacaccacttcttgcaagacaatacagcagctgataaatactggaagactggagatttcttaaataaagtaaattacaaatctctggcactttctgcaaccagttaatttgaaagaaaaaaacattttttaaacgaCCCCTTTAAGCTAGAATAGTTGGGGAAATTAACCGTGCTTTGTGCTCTCTTCAATCCTTAGGTCCCGCCCTATGTGTTCTTCTTCATGTGTTGTGCTTCGTATCGGGTGCACTCCATCTTCCTCCTTCGACTATTCAATGATCCAGTGGCTATGGTCATCTTATTCTTTGCCATCAACTTGATATTACAGGACCGCTGGAGCTGGGGCTGCTTTTTCTTCAGGTAATTatgggaaatattttttttattgccttaaaggggttatccaggtaacaaaaacaaaattCTAATCAATcctccttcccaataccaccctatgtttaatatacatatataatatatattgcgccctttccttttttttttctcgttctTTTCTGCTCTAGACATGTAAAaacctctactctgggtccactctgaccacgctcagagCTCCCTCTTCTTCCCTACCtctgtagtcacaggacatgtaatCTCCTTTATGTGGGTCAGATTAGCTGTccattgacttggtaacctgacccccaggagacattatgtgcatcatctccatgcacctgtgctgcttccatagactttcatgtgtccctgagcctaggtttctgtaatatgaaaagttatagttctaagtctgcttgctgtcagtgaatgcagtcaTATGCACCTgactttgtgtcacagctctgtatattctaagtgttatagatgttcttagagtctgaatggaactagaatgttttcattcacagtcagcaagcagagatctaaacctctactacaccccccacccccgttaaacagatgcccgttatgtagcacatagctacaccatgcgcgcgtcagctctgctacatcatcagctagtgtgGAATACATATTgcggtgatgtgatgcaaaatcagtgaaaaaacagtcctgtgttcactgtgcaatagtaatgacagcagtgggcaggaaagaaagctaagggagagAGTACGtaaacagaccaatcagggagatgcgtgatgggaaatgttgtttcctatcttggttatagattaacttttaaaaaaaaagtgcacactgaggaatccgggcaGATCACCCAGTTCTTGCCCGCGCTCATCCCCGTCTGTCCATTCTATGCACAAGCAGATTCTGTCTTTCGCCTGAAGAATGAATGGGTTAATTGTtgaggcagacggcggaatctgccggTGAGTTAAATAGTCTATGGCACAAGCTGCAGAATCTACGGCAGGTGATCCGCCCGGGTTTTGTAGTAGGCACATACCCTGACTCAGATGTAAAGACAGAAGACTgcccaaaatactcaggggggcttagTGAGCTAGACCAGcttgcatttaattttttttgctcttacgtGGATTTCTGTGAGCTATCTGCAGCTCCACCTGATAGGGACCTGACCGATTCCATTCCAAAGTTTTTACATGTCAAAGCTTTTGTTTGGTTcgtgtctgagtgtttagaccccccATAATCTTCAAAATAACTACTATGCatcattgaaagggttaacaatgGAAAACGCTATAGAAATCTGACAGAAAATGTGGAATCCGCGGCGGTTCTGTCGGGATCCTGTATTGTGCAAATACCAGAAGTGGACTCAAAGGGGATGTAAAATAGGGAGGACTTGTACTGATCCTGTTATATCCTCTTCTGGTTTGGCACAATGTGTGACTCCAGCCTTGGGGCGCTAGATAAaacacacattttgtagttcttctattcTTTATATTTCTTGTTTGTACTGGCTTCAGTATGCTTCTCAGTGCTTCTCCGCTATTGGTTACATgtcttcagtagagatgagcgcctatggctgtatcaatgttctccaggactttcttgggctgcatccaacttcttcagccaccggtattcatatACCGcacgatcagacttgagcatgcttgagttgcgctcttcTCTAGTTTTAAGGTAATTGGGGTTTTATGTAAATACAATCCTTCTTATAGTTTTTGTTTCTATTCAATGTTCCTACAGTTTGGCCGTATCTGTCAAAATGAACATTCTGCTATTGGCTCCTGGACTTCTGTATCTTCTTTTGTGCCGGTTTGGACTTCTGCGCACTATACCTAAGCTATGTATCTGTGCCCTGCTTCAGGTGAGTTGGTGCCTTCTGACCTGGTGCCGGCACTTAAACTTTACAGATGTAAAGTGACTGTCCAACTACTAACTTTTTTGGTTCTATTAGaaaatgtgattttttattttttatttttttttttaacattaaattaTCGCAAACGAGCCACCACTTAATTCATGACCTATGGAGCTGCCAGGGAGAGCAGAGTACAATGCTACAATACATTGCTACTAAAGCTGAGCAAACCAGGACAAGGCTCTGGtccatcagcatttgaatctcACTCTCTTCCTGTTCTGTGGGGAAAGTGCAGACAGCTCGAGTCCTGcctagaaaacagggatacagcctaggtcgtAGAcctgttcgttcatctctaattgctACCTTCAGCTTCTTGGATTTTCTTTGATTTCTATAAGAAGTGAGAGTGTTTATTAGGGGActgtctttaaaaaataaaataaaaaaatcagaaatgtagtaataaataataaccagtagagatgagcgaacggggttcgagtccatccgaacccgaacgttcggtatttgattagcggtggctgctgaacttggataaagctctaaggttgtctggaaaacatggatacagccaatgactatatccatgatttccacatagccttagggctttatccaacttcagcagccaacactaatcaaataccgaacgatcgggttcggatggactcgagcatgctccaggttcgctcatctctaataaccagtTTTATCCTCATAGTTGTACACACCTTACTACTTTTTTTTCATTGTGCACAGGTTATTTTGGCTCTTCCATTTCTGTTGGAAAATCCTGCCGGGTACCTCCTACGATCCTTTGATTTCGGCAGGCAGTTCCTGTTCCAATGGACGGTAAATTGGCGCTTCCTTCCAGAGTATGTGTTTCAGCATCGGGCTTTCCATTTAGCGTTACTCTCAGCTCACCTCGCTGGACTGCTGCTGTTTTGTTTCTACCGATGGCACAGGTACCTGCTATAAGATTTGTGTTGGTGGTGTATTAGATGACTGGTGATTTCATGTTGGTTTGTTTCTGTTTAATACAGGTCTGGGCAGAGCATTCTTACACTCTTGAAAGACCCAGCACATAGGAAACCCCAGTCGCACAGACTTTCGGCAAACAGTATCCTTACCAAAAATAAAGCAGATGTTTGTAATTGCTTTGAAGGGTTGTATTggttttctctcctcatcttcacgacggcaccacacaAGTTAACTTGTTCCTTAGGGACAGGAAAAATGCAAAGATGAGAGGTTGAAAGCCCCTCTCCTTCCCACTatcaccagtgcttttcctgtccctttaGGGAAGACACAAGAGCATGGCTTCACCTCCTACCCCGTATTTTCACCTGGGTCGAGGTTTTTAAATTGATGGTCTTTTtaaaggataggccatcaatgtctgatcacCTATACACAGTGAACAGTGCCCGAAGCCCTGCACCATCTAGTGATTGCGTAGAGAAGTGTCGTTTAGCTCCCGTTGCCACCACTATACTTAGATCAGGTTTGTGaatctcaggccctccagctgttacaaaactacaattcccatcatgcctggatagcaaAAGCTGTTGGCcgtccggctgttgcaaaactacagttcccaaaCATTAAGCTTTGGATGCCCAGATATGGTGGAAACTGTAGTTTTGTTACAGCTGGAGTCCTGAGGTTTGCCATCACTGGCCTAGTCTATCAATGTTATAAACTGGGACTACTCCTTCTATGCCTGTTAAGATTCAAAACCAAATCCTATAGCTAAAGCAGTGGTGACTTATTGCAAGAAAATAGTTTATTATTCAGCTGCAATGTATCATGC carries:
- the ALG3 gene encoding dol-P-Man:Man(5)GlcNAc(2)-PP-Dol alpha-1,3-mannosyltransferase, which encodes MAQSAAGRRRGAPAGGRSGILQTLRRGWENKLQLLTDPRYTALLGVCLCLAELGVSHWVIQRVPYTEIDWKAYMDEVEGVLNGTYDYTKLQGDTGPLVYPAGFVYIFSAFYYLTEHGTNIRVAQYIFAALYLLTLFLVFRIYVVTKKVPPYVFFFMCCASYRVHSIFLLRLFNDPVAMVILFFAINLILQDRWSWGCFFFSLAVSVKMNILLLAPGLLYLLLCRFGLLRTIPKLCICALLQVILALPFLLENPAGYLLRSFDFGRQFLFQWTVNWRFLPEYVFQHRAFHLALLSAHLAGLLLFCFYRWHRSGQSILTLLKDPAHRKPQSHRLSANKIIFVLFSSNFLGVAFSRSLHYQFYVWYFHTLPYLLWCTDTSVLPGLVKILILGLIELSWNTFPSTAVSSGALHLCHIAILLHLWFGVLPDEKSPKDNAATSKASLKKKD